From one Dermacentor andersoni chromosome 1, qqDerAnde1_hic_scaffold, whole genome shotgun sequence genomic stretch:
- the LOC126546247 gene encoding uncharacterized protein — MNTLIVFAALIAAASAGFAGYGYGGYGLGYGHGHGHHAVAVPVKTVSYVKKPVVSVGYVTKPVVTYVKQPVATVSHTVQPVVSVSHALVSTGGYGGGYGGYGGGYGGLAVAGYGGYGLGGYGGLGYGHGAVLKGGYGYGYH, encoded by the exons ATGAACACCCTC ATCGTCTTCGCCGCCCTCATCGCCGCCGCCAGCGCTGGCTTTGCCGGCTACGGCTATGGCGGATATGGCCTCGGCTACGGCCACGGCCACGGCCACCACGCTGTCGCTGTTCCCGTCAAGACCGTTTCCTACGTGAAGAAGCCCGTCGTCAGCGTCGGCTACGTCACCAAGCCCGTTGTGACCTACGTCAAGCAGCCCGTTGCCACCGTCTCCCACACTGTCCAGCCCGTCGTGTCTGTCAGCCACGCCCTCGTCTCCACCGGCGGatacggtggtggctacggcggatacggtggtggctacggcggtCTTGCCGTCGCCGGCTATGGCGGCTACGGTCTTGGCGGCTATGGCGGTCTCGGCTACGGTCACGGAGCTGTCCTCAAGGGAGGTTACGGATACGGATACCACTAA